The following proteins are co-located in the Equus caballus isolate H_3958 breed thoroughbred chromosome 15, TB-T2T, whole genome shotgun sequence genome:
- the IL36A gene encoding interleukin-36 alpha isoform X1, giving the protein MSQSLERSHLSPRCTQNLSGLSVAVPIVGNIQDNNHLVWFLQGQTLLSVPGKHDKVPATVAIVPCKCLETLEKDRGNPIYLGVKEPEFCLFCTKVGDQPTLELKKQNIMELYNRPEPVKPFLFYHNQTGRTSTFESVAFPGWFIAACATGDCPLILTQELGKAYITDFEFTTLA; this is encoded by the exons atgtctcagtctctggagaggtctcacctatcgccaagatgcacccagaacctatcag GGCTTTCTGTAGCAGTACCTATTGTGGGGAATATTCAGGATAACAATCATCTGGTGTGGTTCCTTCAAGGCCAGACCCTCCTATCAGTCCCAGGGAAGCACGATAAGGTTCCAG CCACTGTCGCCATAGTCCCATGCAAATGTCTGGAGACTCTTGAGAAAGACAGAGGGAATCCCATCTACCTGGGAGTGAAGGAGCCCGAGTTCTGCCTGTTCTGCACAAAGGTCGGGGATCAGCCCACATTGGAGCTCAAG AAGCAGAACATAATGGAGCTGTACAACCGACCGGAGCCCGTGAAGCCCTTCCTCTTCTACCACAACCAGACTGGCAGGACCTCCACCTTCGAGTCCGTGGCCTTCCCTGGCTGGTTCATCGCCGCCTGTGCCACAGGAGACTGTCCTCTCATTCTTACCCAAGAACTGGGGAAAGCCTATATCACTGACTTTGAGTTCACTACACTGGCTTAA
- the IL36A gene encoding interleukin-36 alpha isoform X2 — MSRGLSVAVPIVGNIQDNNHLVWFLQGQTLLSVPGKHDKVPATVAIVPCKCLETLEKDRGNPIYLGVKEPEFCLFCTKVGDQPTLELKKQNIMELYNRPEPVKPFLFYHNQTGRTSTFESVAFPGWFIAACATGDCPLILTQELGKAYITDFEFTTLA; from the exons ATGAGTAGAG GGCTTTCTGTAGCAGTACCTATTGTGGGGAATATTCAGGATAACAATCATCTGGTGTGGTTCCTTCAAGGCCAGACCCTCCTATCAGTCCCAGGGAAGCACGATAAGGTTCCAG CCACTGTCGCCATAGTCCCATGCAAATGTCTGGAGACTCTTGAGAAAGACAGAGGGAATCCCATCTACCTGGGAGTGAAGGAGCCCGAGTTCTGCCTGTTCTGCACAAAGGTCGGGGATCAGCCCACATTGGAGCTCAAG AAGCAGAACATAATGGAGCTGTACAACCGACCGGAGCCCGTGAAGCCCTTCCTCTTCTACCACAACCAGACTGGCAGGACCTCCACCTTCGAGTCCGTGGCCTTCCCTGGCTGGTTCATCGCCGCCTGTGCCACAGGAGACTGTCCTCTCATTCTTACCCAAGAACTGGGGAAAGCCTATATCACTGACTTTGAGTTCACTACACTGGCTTAA